A window of Methylobacterium bullatum genomic DNA:
CCGGCTGGCCGATGCCTCGGCCTATGCGGCGGAAGCGGTGGGAGCGATTCGCACCATGCAGGCCTTCGGCATGGGACGCGCCACGGCGGAGCATTTCGGGCAGGCCTCCGAGAATGCCTATTCCGCCGCGCGCAATTCGGTGCAGGCCCGCGCACTCCTCACCGGGGTGGCGATCTTCCTCATTTCGGCCAGCGTCGTCGGGGTGATGTGGTACGGCGCGCAAGGGGTGCTGGCCGGCACGATGACGGCGGGCCAGCTCTCGCAATTCGTGCTCTACGCGGTGTTCGGCGCCAGCGCGCTGGGCCAGCTCTCCGAGGTCTACGGCGAACTCGCCCAGGCGGCCGGCGCCGCCGAGCGCCTCGGCGAGATCCTAGCCGCCGAGCCTGCGATCCGCGCGCCCGCCGATCCGGTGCCGCTGCCGGTGCCGCCGCGTGGCGAGGTGGCGTTCGAGCAGGTGCGCCTCACCTATCCGACCCGGCCCGAGCACCCCTCGCTGGACGGGATCAGCTTCCAGGTGGCGCATGGCGAGCGCGTCGCTCTCGTCGGCCCCTCGGGCGCCGGCAAGACCACGGTGCTGCAGGCGCTGCTGCGCTTCTACGATCCGCAATCGGGGGTGGTCCGCGTCGACGGGGTCGACATCACCGCCGTCGATCCGGATTCGCTGCGCGAGCGCATGTCCCTGGTCCCGCAGGACCCCACCGTGTTCTCCGGCTCTGTCATGGACAACATCCGTTACGGCCGGCCCGCGGCCAGCGAAGCCGAGATCCATCGCGCCGCCGAACTCGCCCATGCGGACGGTTTCATCCGCGCCCTGCCGCAGGGCTACGACACGCAGGTCGGTGAGCGCGGGGTGACCCTGTCCGGCGGTCAGCGCCAGCGCGTCGCCATCGCACGCGCCATCCTCAAGGACGCCCCGATTCTGCTCCTCGACGAGGCGACCTCGGCGTTGGACGCCGAGAGTGAGCGCGCGGTGCAGACGGCGCTGGATACCCTCATGCGCGGGCGCACCACGCTGGTCATCGCCCACCGTCTGGCCACCATCCGCGCCGCCGACCGCATCCTCGTCCTCGACGGCGGCAGGATCGTCGAGACCGGCACGCATGAGAGCCTGCTGGCGCGAGGGGCGCTCTATGCGCAGCTCGCCGCGCTCCAGTTCACCGATGCGCTGGACGAGACCGCCCGCGGCAAGGAGCCGAGGCCGAAGCGCCTGGCGCTGCCGGCCGAATAGGCAAAGGCGGGGGAGGGGGCCTGTTACCCGAAAGGCCCTCTTCCACAGGCAATTGCGCCGGACGTGGTAATGGTAATGGACCGTGAACCGCGACTCGGGATGGGTTGAGTCATGGCGCGCATCCTCAAAGATCCCGGTTTCGTCCACCTCCACGTTCATTCGTCCTTCTCGCTCCTCGAAGGGGCGTTGAAGGTCGCCGACATCGTCAAGGCGGCGGCCGCCGACCGGCAGCCGGCCCTGGCGCTCACCGACACCAACAACCTGTTCGGGGCGCTGGAATTCTCCGAGAAGGCCGCCGGAACGGGCATCCAGCCGATTGCCGGCATGCAGCTCTCCGTGGCCTTCGAGGCGCCGGACCCGATGGCGCGGCTGTCGCAGATCGTCACCTCCAATGTCGTGGTGCTGGCCCAGAGCGAGGCCGGCTACGGCAACCTGCTGCGCCTGGCGAGCCGCGCCTATTTCGACGGCCCCCTGGGCGATGCGCCCCGGCTCACCGTGGAAGCCTTGGCGGAGAATGCGGGCGGCTTGATCGCGCTCACCGGCGGCACCACCGGCCCCCTCGACACCGCCCTGCGCGGAGGACGCGTCGAACTGGCCGCCGCCCGCCTCGGACAGCTGAAACAGGCTTTCGGCGAGAACCGGCTCTACGTGGAGATCCTGCGCCACGGGCTCGACGACGAGCGCATGGTGGAGCGTGAGCTGATCCGGCTCGCCGATTCCAACGGCCTTTCGATCGTGGCCACCAACGAACCGTTCTTCGCCAAGCCCGACGATTACGACGCCCACGACGCGCTGCTGGCCATTGCCGAGGGACGCCTCGTCTCGGACGAACGGAGGCGCAAGCTCACCCCGCGCCACGGCTTCAAGACCCGGGCCGAGATGGCCAAGCTGTTCCACGACCTGCCGGATGCCCTGTCCGCCACCGTGGAGATCGCCATGCGCTGCGCGTATCGCGTGCGCACCCGCAAGCCGATCCTGCCAAATTTCGGCGTCGTCGCCGCTCTCGATGCGCTCCCCGTGGAGACGGTCTCGCTGGATGTCGCCGAGGAGATCGCCCTCGACGAGCCGTCCGAGTTGCGCCGTCAGGCCGAGGCCGGTCTCGAACTGCGTCTGGCCCAGCACGGCCCCTGCGAGGGCATGACCGAACAGGTCTATCGCGACCGTCTGGCCTTCGAGCTCGACGTCATCGTGAAGATGAAGTTCCCCGGCTACTTCCTCATCGTGTCGGACTTCATAAAATGGGCCAAGGACCACGACATCCCGGTGGGGCCGGGCCGTGGTTCGGGTGCCGGCTCGCTGGTGGCCTACGCGCTCCTCATCACCGATCTCGATCCACTGCGGTTCGGCCTGCTGTTCGAGC
This region includes:
- a CDS encoding putative ABC transporter ATP-binding protein, encoding MARGRNKISGGDGRGKAPLGSLKPLIPFALVYRGRILAAFLSLLAASGATLVVPIALRRVIDHGFSPEGHNVIDAYFMALIGVVTVLALSSAARYYTVVTLGERVVADLRSAVFARLTILDPAFFDRSQSGEIVSRLTADATQVKAVFGVSISILLRNAFLFVGAVVMMVITSPKLSILVLVAIPLIVFPLILSGRGVRRRSRAAQDRLADASAYAAEAVGAIRTMQAFGMGRATAEHFGQASENAYSAARNSVQARALLTGVAIFLISASVVGVMWYGAQGVLAGTMTAGQLSQFVLYAVFGASALGQLSEVYGELAQAAGAAERLGEILAAEPAIRAPADPVPLPVPPRGEVAFEQVRLTYPTRPEHPSLDGISFQVAHGERVALVGPSGAGKTTVLQALLRFYDPQSGVVRVDGVDITAVDPDSLRERMSLVPQDPTVFSGSVMDNIRYGRPAASEAEIHRAAELAHADGFIRALPQGYDTQVGERGVTLSGGQRQRVAIARAILKDAPILLLDEATSALDAESERAVQTALDTLMRGRTTLVIAHRLATIRAADRILVLDGGRIVETGTHESLLARGALYAQLAALQFTDALDETARGKEPRPKRLALPAE